The following coding sequences are from one Candidatus Hydrogenedentota bacterium window:
- a CDS encoding nucleotide sugar dehydrogenase, with product MGLGYIGLPAAGIFATNGFQVLGVDINPRVVETVNAGNIHIDEPGLRTLVRAAIGSGNLRASLQPEPCDAYIIAAPTPLAAGNKPDLSHVIATAEAIAPCLRAGALVILESTCPPGTCRDILIPILERSGLNAGRDFRLAHCPERVLPGHILRELISNDRVIGGVDRASAEAARDLYASFVEGEIFLTDLTTAETVKVVENTYRDVNIALANETALLCEQLGIRYRDVARLANRHPRVNLHQAGPGVGGHCISVDPWFLVDRFPEETALIRLARHRNNAMPHHVAAGVCGLIQGVERPKVAALGLAYKGNVGDTRESPALAVIQLLMDAGVEVAAHDPFVKETSVPRPPLPECFDGADCIVLLTDHTAYRSLDIGEVACRVRAKRLYDTRNLLDHEAWRAAGFTVKVLGEGG from the coding sequence ATGGGGCTGGGGTATATCGGTCTGCCCGCCGCGGGCATTTTTGCGACGAACGGGTTCCAGGTTCTCGGCGTCGATATCAATCCGCGCGTCGTGGAAACCGTCAACGCCGGGAATATTCACATCGACGAGCCCGGCCTGCGCACGCTCGTTCGCGCGGCGATCGGCTCGGGAAACTTGCGCGCATCACTCCAGCCGGAACCCTGCGACGCCTACATTATCGCGGCGCCCACGCCGCTCGCGGCGGGCAACAAGCCGGATCTGAGCCATGTGATCGCCACGGCGGAAGCGATTGCGCCCTGTCTTCGCGCCGGGGCGCTCGTCATCCTCGAATCCACGTGCCCGCCGGGAACATGCCGCGATATCCTCATCCCGATCCTGGAACGGTCCGGCCTGAACGCGGGTCGGGACTTCCGGCTGGCCCACTGCCCCGAGCGCGTCCTGCCGGGCCATATCCTGCGCGAGCTGATCAGCAACGATCGCGTTATCGGCGGCGTTGACCGCGCCTCCGCCGAGGCCGCGCGGGACCTCTACGCGAGTTTCGTCGAGGGCGAGATCTTTCTCACGGACCTGACGACCGCGGAGACCGTGAAGGTCGTCGAAAACACCTATCGCGACGTCAACATTGCGCTGGCGAATGAAACCGCATTGCTCTGCGAGCAGCTCGGCATTCGCTACCGTGACGTCGCGCGACTGGCGAACCGGCACCCGCGCGTGAACCTGCACCAGGCGGGGCCGGGCGTCGGCGGGCACTGCATTTCCGTCGACCCCTGGTTCCTGGTCGACCGCTTTCCCGAGGAGACCGCGCTGATCCGGCTTGCGCGGCATCGCAACAACGCCATGCCCCATCATGTGGCCGCGGGCGTCTGCGGGCTGATCCAGGGCGTGGAGCGGCCGAAAGTGGCGGCGCTCGGCCTGGCCTACAAGGGGAACGTGGGCGATACCCGAGAGAGCCCGGCCCTCGCCGTGATCCAGCTCCTGATGGATGCGGGCGTGGAGGTCGCCGCGCACGATCCGTTCGTCAAGGAGACGTCCGTACCCCGCCCGCCCCTGCCGGAATGTTTCGACGGCGCGGATTGCATCGTGTTGCTGACGGACCACACGGCGTACCGCAGCCTGGATATCGGCGAGGTGGCCTGCCGGGTGCGCGCGAAGAGACTGTATGACACCCGCAATCTCCTGGATCACGAAGCCTGGCGCGCTGCGGGCTTCACGGTCAAGGTGCTGGGAGAGGGCGGCTGA
- the wecB gene encoding UDP-N-acetylglucosamine 2-epimerase (non-hydrolyzing), with the protein MKVLVVVGTRPEAIKMAPVIRELRARPGRFSTLVCATAQHRSLLDSAIQLFGIGVDFDLDIMRHDQSLCQAAAGMLRGLDTVLAEACPDAVLVHGDTATSVSAALAAFYHQIPAGHVEAGLRTADRQRPFPEEMNRRLADRLCAWHYAPTERARQNLLEARFPEEHILVTGNTVIDALLDIAARPYTFTDPLLDSLGRERRLLLVTAHRRESFGAPLRELCAALRAIARDHPDVEIVYPVHPNPNVRETVEAALKGIPRIHCIAPLPYLPFVHLMKRATLILTDSGGIQEEAPALGKPVLVLRDETERPEAIEAGTARLVGARRDRIVAETRGLLEDPAARARIARTPNPFGDGRASARIVDHLESRLGAAAPAVAGGLPG; encoded by the coding sequence ATGAAGGTACTGGTTGTCGTCGGAACGCGCCCGGAGGCCATCAAGATGGCGCCGGTCATTCGAGAACTGCGCGCGCGCCCCGGCCGCTTCTCCACACTGGTCTGCGCGACCGCGCAGCACCGAAGCCTTCTCGATTCGGCGATACAACTCTTCGGCATCGGCGTGGACTTCGACCTGGACATCATGCGGCACGACCAGAGCCTGTGCCAGGCCGCAGCCGGCATGCTGCGGGGCCTGGACACGGTCCTCGCGGAGGCCTGCCCGGACGCGGTGCTTGTCCATGGCGATACCGCGACGTCCGTTTCCGCGGCGCTCGCCGCCTTCTACCACCAGATTCCGGCCGGCCATGTGGAGGCGGGGCTTCGCACGGCGGATCGCCAGCGCCCTTTTCCCGAGGAGATGAACCGGCGGCTGGCGGACCGCCTTTGCGCGTGGCACTACGCGCCCACGGAGCGCGCGCGGCAGAACCTTCTTGAGGCCCGTTTCCCGGAGGAACACATCCTCGTGACCGGCAATACCGTTATCGACGCCTTGCTGGACATCGCCGCGCGGCCGTATACCTTCACGGACCCGCTGCTGGATTCCCTGGGGCGCGAGCGGCGGCTCCTGCTCGTCACCGCGCACCGGCGCGAGAGTTTTGGCGCGCCGCTGCGCGAACTCTGCGCCGCGCTCCGGGCCATCGCGCGGGATCACCCCGATGTGGAAATCGTTTACCCCGTACACCCCAACCCCAACGTGCGGGAGACCGTGGAGGCGGCCCTGAAGGGGATCCCGCGGATCCATTGCATCGCCCCGCTGCCTTACCTCCCCTTCGTGCACCTGATGAAGCGGGCGACGTTGATCCTGACCGACTCGGGAGGCATTCAAGAGGAAGCGCCCGCGCTCGGCAAACCGGTGCTCGTCCTGCGCGATGAGACCGAGCGCCCGGAGGCTATCGAGGCGGGAACCGCGCGGCTGGTGGGAGCCCGGCGCGATCGGATCGTCGCGGAAACCCGCGGGCTGCTGGAAGATCCGGCGGCCCGCGCCCGGATCGCGCGGACGCCCAACCCCTTCGGCGATGGAAGGGCGAGCGCGCGGATCGTGGACCACCTGGAATCGCGCCTGGGAGCCGCGGCGCCGGCCGTGGCCGGAGGGCTCCCAGGGTGA
- a CDS encoding LysM peptidoglycan-binding domain-containing protein translates to MKTLKTAAACLVAMTLTILSGCATTSQSARNVEQFDPVPPMAAGAQTLDAVSPRTVTDLLRDADQAFQAANAAQESGDEDAALRQYVRMLELLTEADLDPKIFYALRQEFGNILNTSARNAGLYQPRPHSPLDADAYTPSDYSAFEIPFPLPERVLQEIEEIQTGYPKNFQTFLDRSHKYLPHIKKRFREEGLPEDIAYLALVESGFQPKIVSRAGAGGMWQFMRPTAGRFKLRVDSHVDERYDWQSSTEAAIKYLKVLHDHFDGSWPLAITAYNMGEGGLQRAMESNGGQRDLWALLDTPPAAHRIQTETKKYYPRFIATLLVAQSPERYGFKMNVQPPEDTLQHPVNGFFALSDLDAMMGYPNGTLAALNPALLNETTPPSGSYHVLVPAADRDKFAAVMTNAPRMQYATSTHKVKRGETVTQIATAHGVSASELMRINNIRSARSLRAGQTLKLPGGGSAPTARGGADTPAPAPEPARETVTLAKNTPGPATPAPRVKSTYTVRPGDTLYDIAKAHNVSVTDLQNWNDKGRRARIKVGESLVVGETAAAPAPAPAPVTETAATLAKSEYHVVGPGEYPAKIARDYNVSLKDFLAWNNLGARSTIKVGDRLVVAASGAPSPAAQPVEARSEGIVGTAADVPSLPRKHTVRKGESASIIAQKYGIKVSDFLAWNGLTAKSVLHVGQTYAVHPTEGGAPGKAQPAAKSSNEIVHTVAKGQNPTTIARRYGVKLSDLFKWNNWQKNHVLRVGDKVVIRQG, encoded by the coding sequence ATGAAAACCCTCAAAACCGCCGCCGCGTGTCTTGTCGCGATGACCCTGACCATCCTCTCCGGGTGCGCCACAACCAGCCAATCCGCCCGCAACGTGGAGCAATTCGATCCGGTTCCGCCGATGGCCGCGGGCGCCCAAACCCTCGACGCGGTGTCGCCCCGAACCGTAACGGATCTCCTTCGCGACGCCGATCAGGCCTTCCAGGCCGCCAACGCGGCACAGGAATCCGGCGACGAGGACGCGGCCCTGCGGCAGTATGTCCGGATGCTTGAACTGCTGACCGAAGCGGATCTGGATCCGAAGATTTTCTATGCGCTTCGCCAGGAGTTTGGCAACATTCTCAATACGTCCGCGCGGAACGCGGGGCTGTACCAGCCGCGCCCGCACAGCCCGCTGGATGCGGACGCCTACACGCCGAGCGATTACTCCGCCTTCGAGATCCCCTTCCCCCTGCCCGAGCGCGTGTTGCAGGAGATTGAGGAAATCCAGACGGGTTACCCGAAGAACTTCCAGACCTTCCTCGACCGGAGCCACAAGTACCTGCCGCACATCAAGAAGCGCTTCCGCGAGGAGGGGCTGCCCGAAGACATCGCGTACCTGGCGCTCGTTGAAAGCGGATTTCAGCCAAAGATAGTCTCGCGCGCGGGAGCCGGCGGCATGTGGCAGTTCATGCGCCCGACGGCGGGCCGCTTCAAGCTCCGGGTCGACTCCCATGTGGACGAGCGCTACGATTGGCAGAGTTCAACGGAGGCGGCGATCAAGTACCTCAAGGTGCTGCACGATCACTTTGACGGCAGCTGGCCGCTTGCCATCACGGCGTACAACATGGGTGAAGGCGGCCTCCAGCGCGCGATGGAATCCAACGGCGGCCAGCGCGATCTCTGGGCGCTGCTCGACACGCCCCCGGCCGCGCACCGCATCCAGACCGAGACCAAAAAATACTACCCGCGCTTTATCGCCACGCTGCTGGTGGCGCAGTCTCCCGAGCGCTACGGGTTTAAAATGAACGTCCAGCCGCCCGAGGATACTTTGCAGCATCCGGTGAACGGATTCTTCGCCCTCAGCGATCTCGACGCGATGATGGGCTACCCGAATGGCACGCTGGCCGCGCTGAATCCCGCGCTGCTCAATGAGACCACCCCGCCCAGCGGCTCGTATCACGTACTCGTGCCCGCCGCGGACCGGGACAAGTTCGCGGCCGTCATGACGAACGCCCCCAGGATGCAGTATGCCACGTCCACGCACAAGGTGAAGCGCGGGGAGACCGTCACCCAGATCGCCACCGCCCATGGCGTCTCGGCGTCGGAACTCATGCGCATAAACAACATCCGCTCGGCGCGGAGCCTGCGCGCGGGCCAAACCCTCAAGCTGCCGGGCGGCGGTTCCGCGCCAACCGCGCGCGGCGGCGCCGACACCCCGGCGCCCGCACCGGAACCGGCGCGCGAGACCGTCACCCTCGCGAAAAACACGCCAGGCCCGGCAACCCCCGCGCCGCGCGTGAAGTCGACGTATACCGTTCGGCCCGGAGACACCCTCTACGACATCGCCAAGGCGCACAACGTTTCGGTGACCGACCTGCAGAATTGGAACGATAAGGGCCGCCGCGCCCGCATCAAGGTCGGCGAATCGCTGGTCGTTGGGGAGACCGCCGCGGCGCCCGCGCCCGCGCCCGCGCCTGTCACCGAGACGGCCGCGACACTGGCAAAGTCCGAATACCATGTGGTTGGTCCCGGCGAATATCCCGCGAAGATAGCGCGTGACTACAACGTCTCCCTGAAGGATTTCCTCGCGTGGAACAACCTGGGGGCCCGTTCGACCATCAAGGTTGGCGACCGGCTGGTGGTCGCGGCTTCGGGAGCGCCGTCCCCCGCCGCACAGCCCGTGGAGGCGCGCTCCGAGGGCATCGTGGGCACGGCGGCGGATGTGCCGAGCCTGCCGCGGAAGCACACCGTGCGCAAGGGCGAAAGCGCCAGCATCATCGCGCAAAAGTATGGGATTAAAGTGAGCGACTTCCTGGCGTGGAACGGCCTGACGGCCAAGTCCGTGCTGCACGTTGGCCAGACCTACGCAGTGCACCCCACCGAGGGCGGCGCGCCCGGGAAGGCGCAGCCGGCGGCCAAGAGCAGCAACGAGATCGTTCACACCGTCGCCAAGGGCCAGAATCCCACCACCATCGCGCGGCGCTATGGCGTCAAGCTCAGCGACCTCTTCAAGTGGAACAACTGGCAGAAGAACCACGTGCTCCGCGTCGGCGACAAGGTCGTTATTCGCCAGGGCTAG